In a genomic window of Micromonospora cremea:
- the infC gene encoding translation initiation factor IF-3, with amino-acid sequence MNEQIRAREVRLVGPEGEQVGIVPLERALQLAADVDLDLVEVAPMARPPVCKLMDFGKFKYESALKAREARRNQQQTVIKEMKLRPKIDPHDYETKKGHVVRFLKAGDKVKVTIMFRGREQSRPELGYRLLRRLESEITELGYVEAAPKQDGRNMIMVLAPHRAVKASAVAATASRGAPRERGADESAAPEADETAAAGETAAAGDTGTAADTSGE; translated from the coding sequence GTGAACGAGCAGATCCGGGCACGTGAGGTCCGACTGGTCGGCCCCGAGGGTGAGCAGGTGGGCATCGTCCCACTGGAGCGCGCCCTTCAGCTGGCCGCGGACGTCGATCTGGACCTGGTCGAGGTTGCGCCGATGGCGCGCCCGCCGGTGTGCAAGCTCATGGACTTCGGCAAGTTCAAGTACGAGAGCGCACTCAAGGCGCGCGAAGCGCGGCGTAACCAGCAGCAGACCGTCATCAAGGAAATGAAGCTCCGACCGAAGATCGACCCGCACGACTACGAGACCAAGAAGGGTCACGTGGTGCGGTTCCTCAAGGCGGGCGACAAGGTCAAGGTGACGATCATGTTCCGCGGTCGCGAGCAGAGCCGCCCGGAGCTGGGCTACCGGCTCCTGCGCCGGCTCGAATCCGAGATCACGGAACTGGGATACGTCGAGGCCGCTCCGAAGCAGGACGGTCGAAACATGATCATGGTTCTCGCTCCGCATCGGGCCGTCAAGGCCTCCGCGGTCGCCGCTACGGCGTCCCGCGGTGCACCTCGGGAGCGGGGCGCGGACGAGTCCGCTGCCCCGGAAGCCGATGAGACCGCGGCGGCCGGCGAGACCGCAGCAGCCGGTGACACCGGCACCGCCGCCGACACCAGCGGCGAGTAA
- the rpmI gene encoding 50S ribosomal protein L35, with product MPKMKSHTGMGKRVKVTGRGKIVAQQAGLRHNLEKKPSTQTRRLTGTVVLAKADVKRIKKLLGR from the coding sequence ATGCCGAAGATGAAGAGCCACACGGGTATGGGTAAGCGGGTCAAGGTCACCGGCAGGGGCAAGATCGTTGCCCAGCAGGCCGGCCTCCGCCACAACCTGGAGAAGAAGCCCTCCACCCAGACCCGCCGGCTGACCGGCACGGTCGTGCTGGCCAAGGCCGACGTCAAGCGCATCAAGAAGCTGCTCGGCCGCTGA
- the rplT gene encoding 50S ribosomal protein L20 has translation MARVKRAVNAQKKRRTLLETASGYRGQRSRLYRKAKEQVLHSMQYAYRDRRDRKGDFRQLWIQRINAGARANGMTYNRLIQGLRLAGIEVDRKILADLAVNDAAAFAAIVELARAAVAAEGTGGAAAQAA, from the coding sequence ATGGCACGCGTCAAGCGGGCTGTAAACGCCCAGAAGAAGCGTCGTACCCTGCTGGAGACCGCGAGCGGTTACCGCGGTCAGCGCTCCCGGCTGTACCGCAAGGCCAAGGAGCAGGTGCTGCACTCGATGCAGTACGCCTACCGGGACCGTCGTGACCGCAAGGGCGACTTCCGGCAGCTGTGGATCCAGCGGATCAACGCGGGCGCCCGGGCCAACGGGATGACCTACAACCGCCTGATCCAGGGCCTGCGTCTGGCCGGCATCGAGGTCGACCGCAAGATCCTGGCCGACCTGGCCGTCAACGACGCCGCCGCCTTCGCGGCGATCGTCGAGCTGGCCCGGGCCGCGGTCGCGGCCGAGGGCACCGGCGGCGCGGCGGCCCAGGCCGCCTGA
- a CDS encoding TrmH family RNA methyltransferase, which yields MAFTPRTPRVVAARRLQRRRDRDATGRFLAEGPQAVREALARPEVVTELFGTPTALDRYAELAAAAARADVPVSEVTDEGLAALAETVAPQGLVAVCRHLDVPLEQALAGAPRLVAVLAEIRDPGNAGTVLRTADAAGAGAVVFAGEAVDPYNGKCVRASAGSLFHVDVVRAADPLETVEALRTAGLTVLATTGYGDSDLDDLADSGRLAEPTAWLFGSEAHGLPQELAAAADARVRVPLHGRAESLNLAAAAAVCLYASARAQR from the coding sequence ATGGCCTTCACTCCGCGTACACCCAGGGTGGTCGCCGCCCGCCGGTTGCAGCGCCGTCGGGACCGCGACGCCACCGGCCGGTTCCTGGCCGAGGGACCGCAGGCGGTCCGCGAGGCCCTCGCGCGGCCCGAGGTGGTCACCGAGCTGTTCGGTACGCCCACCGCCCTGGACCGGTACGCGGAACTGGCCGCCGCCGCGGCCCGCGCCGACGTGCCGGTCTCCGAGGTGACCGACGAGGGGCTCGCCGCGCTCGCCGAGACCGTCGCCCCGCAGGGGCTGGTCGCCGTCTGCCGGCACCTGGACGTGCCGCTGGAGCAGGCCCTCGCCGGCGCGCCCCGCCTGGTGGCGGTGCTCGCCGAGATCCGCGACCCGGGTAACGCCGGCACCGTGCTGCGCACCGCCGACGCCGCCGGGGCGGGCGCGGTGGTCTTCGCCGGCGAGGCCGTCGACCCGTACAACGGCAAGTGCGTCCGGGCCTCCGCCGGCAGCCTCTTCCACGTCGACGTGGTCCGCGCCGCCGACCCGCTCGAGACGGTCGAAGCGCTCCGTACCGCCGGGCTGACCGTGCTGGCCACCACCGGCTACGGCGACAGCGACCTGGACGACCTGGCCGACTCCGGTCGGCTCGCCGAGCCCACCGCCTGGCTGTTCGGCTCCGAGGCGCACGGGCTGCCGCAGGAGCTGGCCGCCGCGGCCGACGCCCGGGTCCGGGTGCCGCTGCATGGGCGCGCGGAGAGCCTGAACCTGGCTGCGGCCGCGGCGGTCTGCCTGTACGCTTCAGCGAGAGCACAGCGCTGA
- the pheS gene encoding phenylalanine--tRNA ligase subunit alpha yields the protein MSYRNDPYDPKQVALLDPAALAAAVADATKAFTAAADPDALTALRPAHLGDRSPVSLARREIGALPPAAKSDAGKRVNEARRAIETAYADRAAVVEREQAERVLVEERVDVTLPYDRRPRGARHPLSTLMESISDLFVGMGYEVAEGPEVDLEWVNFDALNIPPDHPARGLMDTFHIAPEGSGLVLRTHTSNVQTRTMLSRTPPIYVICPGRVYRTDEVDATHSPVFHQAEGLVVDKGITMAHLRGTLDHFARAIFGPEAKTRWRPHYFPFTEPSAEFDVWFPEHRDGPQWVEWGGCGMVNPRVLRACGVDPEVYSGFAFGMGIDRTLMVRHGVSDIRHLFEGDVRFSRALGTGA from the coding sequence ATGAGCTACCGCAACGATCCGTACGACCCGAAGCAGGTCGCCCTGCTCGACCCGGCCGCCCTGGCCGCGGCCGTCGCCGACGCCACGAAGGCGTTCACGGCGGCTGCCGACCCGGACGCGCTGACCGCGCTGCGCCCCGCGCACCTCGGTGACCGGTCTCCGGTCTCGCTGGCCCGCCGGGAGATCGGCGCGCTGCCGCCAGCCGCGAAGTCCGATGCCGGCAAGCGGGTCAACGAGGCCCGCCGGGCGATCGAGACCGCATACGCCGACCGCGCCGCAGTGGTGGAGCGCGAGCAGGCCGAGCGGGTGCTGGTCGAGGAGCGGGTGGACGTCACCCTGCCCTACGACCGGCGTCCGCGTGGCGCCCGGCACCCGCTGAGCACCCTGATGGAGTCGATCAGTGATCTCTTCGTCGGGATGGGCTACGAGGTGGCCGAGGGCCCCGAGGTCGACCTGGAGTGGGTCAACTTCGACGCGTTGAACATCCCCCCGGACCACCCGGCGCGCGGGCTGATGGACACCTTCCACATCGCACCGGAGGGCTCCGGCCTGGTGCTGCGGACGCACACCTCGAACGTGCAGACCCGCACGATGCTCAGCCGCACCCCGCCGATCTACGTGATCTGCCCGGGCCGGGTCTACCGCACCGACGAGGTGGACGCCACCCACAGCCCGGTCTTCCACCAGGCCGAGGGGCTGGTTGTCGACAAGGGCATCACGATGGCGCACCTGCGCGGCACCCTCGACCACTTCGCCCGGGCGATCTTCGGTCCGGAGGCGAAGACCCGGTGGCGGCCGCACTACTTCCCGTTCACCGAGCCGTCGGCGGAGTTCGACGTCTGGTTCCCGGAGCACCGCGACGGCCCGCAGTGGGTCGAGTGGGGCGGCTGCGGGATGGTCAACCCGCGGGTGCTGCGCGCCTGCGGCGTGGACCCGGAGGTCTACTCCGGATTCGCCTTCGGGATGGGCATCGACCGGACCCTGATGGTCCGGCACGGGGTCAGCGACATCCGCCATCTCTTCGAGGGCGACGTGCGGTTCAGCCGCGCGCTGGGGACCGGGGCGTAG
- the pheT gene encoding phenylalanine--tRNA ligase subunit beta, with amino-acid sequence MRVSVSWLREYVDLPAYLPTGDLEQALIDLGIEVESVVDLRATVTGQLVVGEVREIEELTGFKKPIRFCRVDVGDANGTGEPQEIVCGARNFAPGDRVVVILPGGVLPGGFAIGARKTYGHNSNGMICSAKELGLGDDHSGIIVLPPDVAAKPGDDARPVVGLDDVVFELEITPDRGYALSLRGLARELSHAFDVPLHDPAMVPAPAGTQAAAYPVEVRDPVGCDRFAARLVRGVDPTAVTPSWMQRRLVTAGIRSISLPVDITNYVMLELGQPMHAFDADRIAGPLVVRRAEPGEKLTTLDGVQRVLAGDDMVICDDTGPISLAAVMGGETSEVVAGTTNVLFEAAHWDPAMVGRTARRHKLFSEAAKRWERGVDPALPLVALERAVRLLAEHGGGTPGAEILDIDHVRPRTPISLPADLPTRRVGVEYPPPRVVALLERVGCTVAQGADRLAEDPGAVGVASGAGVALSVTPPSWRPDLTDPADLVEEVVRLDGYDRVPSVLPAAPPGRGLTPRQRRRRAVAGSLAERGYVEVLAHPFVSPELADQLGLPADDPRRPAVRLANPLSEEEPLLRTTLLGPLLGILKRNLGRGHRDLALYEIGAVFHPRVGAGSPPAMGVDRRPTDEEFAAADAVVPAQPVHVAAVLTGDLDPAGWWGPGRSAGWADAIEAARDVLAAAGIPDERVEVRAAEYAPWHPGRCAELLVGGAVVGHAGELHPAVVAALELPRRTCAMELSLDALPSAPVTPAPAVSGFPPALIDVALVVDESVPAEQVRRALEAGAGELLEDVRLFDVYSGEQLGAGRRSLAYKLTFRAPDRTLTVEEAVAARDAAVAVAAERLGATLRGA; translated from the coding sequence ATGCGAGTTTCTGTCAGTTGGCTGCGGGAGTACGTCGATCTCCCCGCCTACCTGCCCACCGGTGACCTGGAGCAGGCCCTGATCGACCTCGGCATCGAGGTCGAGTCCGTGGTGGACCTGCGGGCGACCGTCACCGGCCAGCTGGTCGTCGGCGAGGTGCGGGAGATCGAGGAGCTCACCGGCTTCAAGAAGCCGATCCGGTTCTGTCGGGTCGACGTGGGTGACGCCAACGGCACCGGCGAGCCGCAGGAGATCGTCTGTGGGGCGCGCAACTTCGCCCCCGGCGACCGGGTGGTGGTGATCCTGCCCGGCGGCGTACTGCCCGGCGGCTTCGCCATCGGCGCCCGCAAGACCTACGGGCACAACTCCAACGGCATGATCTGCTCGGCGAAGGAGCTGGGCCTGGGCGACGACCACTCCGGCATCATCGTGCTGCCGCCGGACGTGGCGGCCAAGCCGGGCGACGACGCGCGCCCGGTGGTCGGCCTCGACGACGTGGTGTTCGAGCTGGAGATCACCCCCGACCGGGGGTACGCGCTGAGCCTGCGCGGCCTGGCCCGGGAGCTGTCGCACGCCTTCGACGTGCCGCTGCACGACCCGGCCATGGTGCCCGCGCCGGCCGGCACGCAGGCGGCGGCGTACCCGGTGGAGGTGCGCGACCCGGTCGGCTGCGACCGTTTCGCCGCCCGCCTGGTCCGCGGCGTCGACCCGACCGCGGTGACGCCGTCGTGGATGCAGCGGCGGCTCGTCACCGCGGGCATCCGCAGCATCTCGCTGCCGGTCGACATCACGAACTACGTGATGTTGGAGCTGGGCCAGCCGATGCACGCCTTCGACGCCGACCGGATCGCCGGGCCGCTGGTGGTCCGGCGCGCCGAGCCGGGGGAGAAGCTGACCACCCTGGACGGGGTGCAGCGGGTGCTCGCCGGCGACGACATGGTGATCTGCGACGACACCGGCCCGATCTCGCTCGCCGCGGTGATGGGCGGCGAGACCAGCGAGGTCGTCGCCGGCACCACCAACGTGCTCTTCGAGGCGGCGCACTGGGACCCGGCGATGGTCGGGCGCACCGCGCGTCGGCACAAGCTGTTCAGCGAGGCCGCGAAGCGCTGGGAGCGGGGCGTCGACCCGGCCCTGCCGCTGGTCGCGCTGGAGCGGGCCGTCCGGCTGCTCGCCGAGCACGGTGGCGGCACGCCGGGCGCGGAGATCCTGGACATCGACCACGTCCGTCCGCGTACCCCGATCAGCCTGCCGGCGGACCTGCCCACCCGGCGGGTCGGGGTCGAGTACCCGCCGCCGCGGGTGGTCGCCCTGCTGGAGCGGGTCGGCTGCACGGTCGCGCAGGGCGCGGACCGGTTGGCCGAGGACCCGGGCGCGGTGGGCGTCGCCAGCGGCGCCGGGGTCGCGCTCAGCGTCACCCCGCCGAGCTGGCGGCCCGACCTGACCGACCCGGCGGACCTGGTCGAGGAGGTCGTCCGCCTCGACGGGTACGACCGGGTGCCCTCGGTGCTGCCGGCCGCGCCGCCCGGTCGCGGGTTGACCCCGCGGCAGCGCCGGCGCCGGGCGGTCGCCGGGTCGCTGGCCGAGCGCGGGTACGTGGAGGTGCTCGCGCACCCGTTCGTGTCTCCGGAGCTGGCCGACCAGCTCGGCCTGCCGGCCGACGACCCGCGCCGGCCCGCGGTCCGGCTGGCCAACCCGCTGTCCGAGGAGGAGCCGCTGCTGCGCACCACGCTGCTCGGCCCGCTGCTCGGGATCCTCAAGCGCAACCTCGGCCGGGGTCACCGTGACCTCGCGCTCTACGAGATCGGGGCGGTGTTCCACCCGCGCGTCGGCGCCGGCAGTCCGCCGGCGATGGGGGTGGACCGGCGCCCCACCGACGAGGAGTTCGCGGCCGCCGACGCGGTGGTGCCGGCGCAGCCCGTGCACGTCGCGGCGGTGCTGACCGGCGACCTCGACCCGGCCGGCTGGTGGGGTCCGGGGCGGTCGGCCGGCTGGGCGGACGCCATCGAGGCGGCCCGGGACGTGCTGGCCGCCGCCGGCATCCCCGACGAGCGGGTCGAGGTGCGTGCCGCCGAGTACGCGCCCTGGCACCCCGGTCGCTGCGCCGAGCTGCTGGTCGGCGGCGCGGTCGTCGGGCACGCCGGCGAGCTGCACCCGGCGGTGGTGGCGGCGTTGGAGCTTCCCCGCCGGACCTGCGCGATGGAGCTGTCCCTGGACGCGCTGCCGTCCGCGCCGGTGACGCCCGCCCCGGCGGTGTCCGGCTTCCCGCCGGCGCTGATCGACGTGGCGCTGGTGGTGGACGAGTCGGTGCCGGCGGAGCAGGTGCGCCGGGCGCTGGAGGCGGGCGCCGGCGAGTTGCTGGAGGACGTGCGGCTGTTCGACGTGTACTCCGGTGAGCAGCTCGGTGCGGGTCGCCGGTCGCTGGCGTACAAGCTGACCTTCCGGGCGCCGGACCGGACGCTCACCGTCGAGGAGGCGGTGGCCGCCCGGGACGCGGCGGTGGCCGTGGCCGCCGAGCGCCTGGGCGCCACGCTGCGCGGCGCCTGA
- the argC gene encoding N-acetyl-gamma-glutamyl-phosphate reductase → MGIRVAVAGASGYAGGELLRLVAGHPEFDLVAATAHRQAGHRVDVVHPQLTGLDLVLGGTDPATLTDADLVFLALPHGESAVLAAQIPPHVRVVDLGADHRLADPYDWAQYYGGPYAGQWTYGLPELPGQRELIAGSTRVANTGCYAAAITLALAPLIAAGAANPADVVVVAASGTSGAGRAAKAHLLASEVMGDLSPYRVGTHQHVPEIKQASGATGLSFTPVLAPMPRGILATVTAVPTHGVDPQHVLAQAYADAPFVHVLPEGRWPHTAATLGSNSCHLQATVDVDSGRLIVLSALDNLGKGAAGQAVQNANLMFGLPETTGLSVWGVAP, encoded by the coding sequence ATGGGAATCCGAGTCGCGGTCGCCGGGGCGAGCGGCTACGCCGGGGGCGAGCTGCTGCGCCTGGTCGCCGGACACCCGGAGTTCGACCTGGTCGCCGCCACCGCGCACCGTCAGGCCGGGCACCGCGTCGACGTGGTGCATCCGCAGCTCACCGGGCTCGACCTGGTGCTGGGCGGGACCGACCCGGCGACGCTCACCGACGCCGACCTGGTCTTCCTGGCCCTGCCGCACGGCGAGTCGGCGGTGCTGGCCGCCCAGATCCCGCCGCACGTGCGGGTCGTCGACCTGGGGGCGGACCACCGGCTCGCCGACCCGTACGACTGGGCCCAGTACTATGGCGGCCCGTACGCCGGCCAGTGGACCTACGGCCTGCCCGAGCTGCCCGGCCAGCGCGAGCTGATCGCCGGCTCCACCCGCGTGGCGAACACCGGCTGCTATGCCGCCGCCATCACCCTGGCGCTCGCGCCGCTGATCGCGGCCGGCGCGGCCAACCCCGCCGACGTGGTGGTGGTCGCCGCCTCGGGCACCTCGGGCGCCGGACGGGCGGCCAAGGCGCACCTGCTGGCCAGCGAGGTGATGGGGGACCTGTCGCCGTACCGGGTCGGCACCCACCAGCACGTGCCGGAGATCAAGCAGGCGTCCGGGGCGACCGGCCTGTCGTTCACCCCGGTCCTGGCGCCGATGCCACGCGGCATCCTGGCCACGGTCACCGCGGTGCCGACGCACGGCGTCGACCCGCAGCACGTGCTGGCGCAGGCGTACGCTGACGCGCCGTTCGTGCACGTGCTGCCCGAGGGCAGGTGGCCGCACACCGCAGCCACACTGGGCTCGAACTCCTGCCACCTGCAGGCCACCGTCGACGTGGACTCCGGCCGCCTGATCGTGCTCAGCGCGCTGGACAACCTGGGCAAGGGCGCCGCCGGCCAGGCCGTCCAGAACGCCAACCTGATGTTCGGCCTGCCGGAGACCACCGGCCTGTCGGTCTGGGGGGTCGCACCATGA